A window from Drosophila subobscura isolate 14011-0131.10 chromosome O, UCBerk_Dsub_1.0, whole genome shotgun sequence encodes these proteins:
- the LOC117896080 gene encoding LOW QUALITY PROTEIN: extracellular sulfatase SULF-1 homolog (The sequence of the model RefSeq protein was modified relative to this genomic sequence to represent the inferred CDS: deleted 1 base in 1 codon) — protein sequence MGPCSKHLAIGCLILFLFVLHVLSKEQSAPGQHRQQHHRSRSGKRFSRDSNGPRERRPNIILILTDDQDVELGSLNFMPRTLRLLRDGGAEFRHAYTTTPMCCPARSSLLTGMYVHNHMVFTNNDNCSSPQWQATHETRSYATYLSNAGYRTGYFGKYLNKYNGSYIPPGWREWGGLIMNSKYYNYSINLNGQKIKHGFDYAKDYYPDLIANDSIAFLRSSKQQNQRKPVLLTMSFPAPHGPEDSAPQYSHLFFNVTTHHTPSYDHAPNPDKQWILRVTDPMQPVHKRFTNLLMTKRLQTLQSVDVAVERVYNELRDLGELDNTYIVYTSDHGYHLGQFGLIKGKSFPFEFDVRVPFLIRGPGIQASKVVNEIVLNVDLAPTFLDMGGVPTPQHMDGRSILPLLLSRNRAVRDNWPDSFLIESSGRRETADQIAESRARLQAERRSMKLANSSLLEDFLGGGTTLGSTAATLMSASTTQQQLQQDEFDEDTDTDIEEDELDGDGAMDSSAAALDDDELEDAAAEEDDDELEEQELLQQQDNNLPVAPYITKMMRLNSECSDPALLKNCLPGQKWKCVSENGRWRKHKCKFHLQLEHQLAAMPRKQYQRNCACFTSDGLVYTKIRAPSASAHRLNKRTHHGPPTKRRNRREVVVYHTEMPYEMEELLDLHQTIDLLAEHSHRSKREVANGNASSNETIAQVMQQIQTTLETLEHMFNEHELHSPSGNSSSNALVRGGKFPKTGGRVGHRCFVDANTSKVNCSDVIYDDEKTWRTSRDQIDKLIKLLKDKIGRLKEMKKLLRESNKQALAAGRRNESRRRNEANLLGETGAGPEFNMSYFTGATSTPRTSVGQKEIFRGFGSAAVFDSVEQQQPQTPRYASRAECYCEPDAGENYADSKEMAREARRKLKEERQRKKERKRIKKARLEKECLSEKMNCFSHDNQHWRTAPLWNDSPFCFCMNANNNTYSCLRTINATHNYLYCEFTTGLITFYNLTIDRFETTNRAASLTPGDRAHMHDALEQLKGCRGRSCSVRRHQAHLLETGSAPHLPAVINQVQRNNKRKHSPLSASVGNFGFVGSRLDMDGLPPFKRRKLSKYHRWTGSQQTHMKRRPWKQQQQQQQSNRPMPTQAAA from the exons ATGGGTCCCTGCAGCAAGCACCTGGCAATTGGCTGCCTGATACTCTTCCTTTTTGTGCTGCATGTGCTGAGCAAGGAGCAGTCAGCACCCGGCCAACACCGACAGCAGCATCATCGCAGCCGTTCGGGCAAGCGTTTCTCCCGCGACTCGAATGGACCGCGCGAGCGGCGACCCAACATCATACTGATACTCACCGATGACCAGGATGTGGAGCTGGGATCGCTGAACTTTATGCCGCGCACGCTGCGACTGCTGAGGGATGGTGGGGCCGAGTTCCGGCACGCCTACACCACCACGCCCATGTGCTGTCCGGCACGCTCGTCGCTGCTGACGGGCATGTATGTGCACAACCACATGGTGTTCAcgaacaacgacaactgcTCGAGTCCCCAGTGGCAGGCCACGCACGAGACACGCTCCTATGCCACGTATCTGTCGAACGCCGGCTACCGCACCGGGTACTTTGGCAAGTATCTGAACAAGTACAACGGATCGTACATACCGCCCGGGTGGCGCGAGTGGGGCGGGCTGATCATGAACTCCAAGTACTACAACTACAGCATCAATCTGAACGGGCAGAAGATCAAGCATGGCTTCGACTATGCCAAGGACTACTACCCGGATCTGATAGCCAACGACTCGATTGCATTCCTGCGCTCCTCGAAGCAGCAGAACCAGCGAAAGCCCGTGCTCCTCACGATGAGTTTTCCAGCGCCGCACGGCCCAGAGGATTCGGCACCACAATACAGCCATTTGTTCTTCAATGTGACGACACATCA CACGCCCTCGTACGATCACGCTCCGAATCCGGACAAGCAATGGATCCTCAGGGTCACCGATCCCATGCAGCCCGTGCACAAGCGCTTCACCAATCTGCTGATGACCAAGCGCCTGCAGACGCTCCAGAGCGTGGATGTGGCCGTGGAGCGGGTGTACAACGAGCTGCGGGATCTCGGGGAGCTGGACAACACGTACATTGTGTACACCTCGGACCACGGCTACCATCTCGGACAGTTTGGCTTGATCAAGGGCAAGAGCTTTCCCTTCGAGTTCGATGTGCGAGTGCCGTTCCTCATCCGTGGCCCAGGCATACAGGCCTCCAAGGT TGTCAATGAGATCGTGTTGAATGTGGATCTGGCTCCCACTTTCCTGGACATGGGTGGAGTGCCCACGCCCCAGCACATGGACGGGCGCAGCATTCTGCCCTTGCTGCTGAGCAGGAATCGCGCTGTGCGGGACAACTGGCCCGACAGCTTCCTCATCGAGAGCTCTGGGCGCCGGGAGACGGCCGATCAGATTGCGGAGTCGCGGGCACGACTGCAGGCGGAGCGCCGCAGCATGAAGCTGGCCAATAGCTCGCTGCTCGAGGACTTCCTAGGCGGAGGGACCACCCTCGGCAGCACGGCTGCAACGCTAATGAGCGCCAgcaccacacagcagcagctgcagcaggatgAATTCGAtgaggacacggacacggacatcgAAGAGGATGAActggatggagatggagccaTGGACAGCTCAGCGGCTGCCCTGGACGACGATGAGCTAGAGGATGCCGCTGCCGaggaagacgacgacgagctggaggagcaggagctgctgcaacagcaggaCAACAATCTGCCAGTGGCCCCGTACATAACCAAAATGATGCGCCTCAACTCGGAGTGCTCCGATCCGGCGCTGCTGAAGAACTGCCTGCCCGGCCAGAAGTGGAAGTGCGTCAGCGAGAACGGTCGTTGGCGGAAGCACAAGTGCAAGTTCCAC ctgcagctcgagCATCAGTTGGCGGCCATGCCCCGCAAGCAATACCAAAGGAATTGTGCCTGCTTCACCTCGGATGGCCTGGTGTACACCAAGATCCGAGCACCCTCCGCCAGCGCCCATCGCCTGAACAAGCGCACGCACCATGGCCCCCCGACGAAGCGCAGGAACAGGCGGGAGGTGGTCGTCTATCACACT GAGATGCCCTACGAaatggaggagctgctggatcTGCATCAGACAATCGATCTGCTGGCAGAGCACAGCCATCGCAGCAAGCGTGAGGtggccaatggcaatgccagcTCCAACGAAACGATTGCTCAGGTCATGCAGCAGATACAGACCACACTGGAAACCCTGGAGCACATGTTCAACGAGCACGAGCTGCACAGTCCCAGCGGAAACTCCAGCTCCAATGCCTTAGTGCGTGGCGGAAAGTTCCCCAAGACTGGCGGACGGGTGGGCCATCGCTGCTTTGTGGATGCGAACACGAGCAAAGTGAACTGCTCGGATGTGATCTACGACGATGAGAAGACGTGGCGCACCTCACGCGACCAGATCGATAAGCTGATCAAGCTGCTGAAGGACAAGATCGGCAGGCTCAAGGAGATGAAGAAACTGCTGCGGGAGAGCAACAAGCAGGCATTGGCCGCTGGGCGACGCAACGAGAGCCGCAGGCGGAACGAGGCAAATCTTTTGGGCGAGACTGGAGCCGGACCAGAGTTCAACATGAGCTACTTTACGGGTGCCACCAGCACGCCACGGACCAGTGTGGGACAAAAGGAGATCTTCCGGGGCTTTGGCAGTGCCGCCGTCTTTGACtccgtggagcagcagcagccgcagacgcCGCGCTATGCCTCACGGGCCGAATGCTACTGCGAACCAGATGCGGGAGAGAA CTATGCAGACTCCAAGGAAATGGCTCGGGAGGCGCGTCGCAAGCTCAAGGAGGAGCGTCAGCGCAAGAAGGAGCGCAAGCGGATCAAGAAGGCCCGCCTGGAGAAGGAGTGTCTGTCCGAGAAGATGAACTGCTTCTCGCACGACAACCAGCACTGGCGCACGGCTCCCCTGTGGAACGACAGCCCCTTCTGCTTTTGCAtgaatgccaacaacaacacctaCTCCTGCCTGAGGACCATCAATGCCACCCACAACTATCTCTACTGCGAGTTCACCACGGGTCTGATTACCTTCTACAACCTGACCATAG ATCGCTTTGAGACCACAAATCGTGCTGCCAGTCTGACGCCAGGTGACAGGGCCCACATGCACGATGCCCTGGAGCAGCTGAAGGGCTGTCgtggccgcagctgcagcgtgCGCAGACACCAGGCGCACCTCCTGGAGACTGGCTCTGCTCCACACTTGCCTGCAGTCATCAATCAGGTGCaacgcaacaacaaacgcAAGCACT CTCCTTTGTCGGCCAGTGTGGGCAACTTTGGCTTTGTGGGCAGTCGACTGGACATGGATGGGCTGCCACCCTTCAAGCGCCGCAAGCTATCCAAATACCACAG ATGGACTGGCTCGCAGCAGACGCACATGAAGCGGCGCCcctggaagcagcagcagcagcagcaacagtccaACCGGCCAATGCCCACGCAGGCAGCAGCCTAG
- the LOC117896095 gene encoding LOW QUALITY PROTEIN: facilitated trehalose transporter Tret1-like (The sequence of the model RefSeq protein was modified relative to this genomic sequence to represent the inferred CDS: inserted 2 bases in 1 codon) — protein sequence MTIIYATTAPADCKSEANFAPSAPCGSSGCAQQPQPAQTVTVTVTQTRFMRNTNRRTLTSSAIFWFLVYGGMDLAQSVGWNQPVSVILLTPEYQYSWFIGVVIGACVAALTMTFLPKSAYYLLGGIMQLTGAIIFTSAPYEYTALLAARYVXGVGIGLITVPFLIHVGEISTPTRGVDSAMEQVGLAMGLCIQVSYDTEWSLSLDISTNLAHGIVGIVFSLIGLLVTLVSVESPVFYIRRNQEEKARQCQQMLVAGNLPNTVNALFEEARLYVVESESRSLGEELSASVMPFCKLFFFRCFVAFTLSLPLTWSIVGSTAISEGTVNAWPLYVWSAMRLISTLFAACALDTLGRKGVSLLGLLCMAGLMLGMAGIYATPANIYSWYYMGQVCNLGLAFQAFAGLFICSSCPYLGEAFPMRVKPFFVGLIVACEQVIHIIVIVAFKPTTEYLFQYFLIVGIIMLLGLIFFAVAMPETKKLTLRKAGELFQRVHNVNPY from the exons ATGACGATCATTTATGCAACAACGGCTCCAGCCGACTGCAAATCTGAAGCCAACTTTGCACCATCTGCCCCATGCGGCAGCTCTGGATGtgcgcagcagccacagccagcccaGACGGTGACTGTGACCGTTACACAAACACGTTTTATGCGGAATACAAATCGGAGAACGCTTACGTCCTCAGCAA ttttctggtttctggtctACGGAGGCATGGACTTGGCCCAAAGTGTGGGCTGGAATCAGCCCGTTAGCGTTATTCTGCTAACGCCGGAATATCAATACAGCTGGTTCATCGGTGTCGTCATTGGAGCCTGTGTGGCTGCACTCACAATGACATTCCTGCCAAAGAGCGCGTATTAT CTCCTGGGTGGCATTATGCAGCTGACGGGTGCCATTATCTTCACGAGTGCCCCCTACGAGTACACAGCACTGCTGGCTGCCCGCTATGT GGGGGTGGGCATTGGTCTGATCACAGTGCCATTCCTCATCCACGTCGGTGAGATATCCACACCGACACGCGGCGTTGACTCGGCGATGGAACAGGTTGGCTTGGCCATGGGTCTCTGCATCCAGGTGAGCTACGACACGGAATGGTCGCTGTCCCTGGACATATCCACGAACCTGGCCCACGGCATTGTGGGCATTGTCTTTTCGTTGATTGGCTTGCTGGTCACCCTGGTGTCCGTGGAGTCGCCCGTCTTTTATATACGCCGCAACCAGGAGGAGAAGGCGCGACAGTGCCAGCAGATGCTGGTGGCCGGCAATCTTCCGAACACCGTCAACGCGCTGTTCGAGGAGGCCAGGCTGTATGTggtggagagcgagagccggAGCCTCGGCGAGGAGCTGTCCGCTTCCGTGATGCCCTTCTGCAAGCTCTTTTTCTTCCGCTGCTTCGTGGCGTTCACCCTCTCCCTGCCCCTGACCTGGTCCATCGTGGGCAGCACTGCCATCTCCGAGGGCACCGTCAACGCCTGGCCCCTCTATGTGTGGAGTGCAATGCGTCTCATCAGCACCCTCTTCGCCGCCTGTGCCCTGGACACTCTCGGGCGCAAGGGCGTCTCGCTGTTGGGTCTGCTCTGCATGGCCGGCCTCATGCTGGGCATGGCAGGGATTTATGCCACTCCGGCCAACATCTACAGCTGGTACTACATGGGGCAGGTGTGCAACCTGGGACTGGCCTTCCAGGCCTTTGCCGGACTCTTCATCTGCAGCTCCTGCCCCTATCTGGGCGAGGCGTTTCCCATGAGAGTCAAACCCTTCTTCGTTGGCCTCATCGTGGCCTGCGAACAGGTGATCCACATCATCGTGATAGTCGCCTTCAAGCCCACAACGGAGTACCTGTTCCAGTACTTCCTCATCGTGGGCATTATCATGCTGCTGGGCCTGATATTCTTTGCGGTTGCCATGCCGGAGACCAAGAAACTGACGCTGCGAAAGGCTGGCGAGCTCTTCCAGAGAGTGCATAATGTTAACCCCTACTAG
- the LOC117896096 gene encoding zinc transporter ZIP1, which translates to MNQTQVNNFLKCFLQIDGSNSHWTARHDEDDHEHEHDDEHEHEHDHDHDDDTSGVLIAKVTAMVVLCFASTICGSIPFLLNRCYHWTENQTNARSATVVKCLLYFGGGVLLATTFLHLLPEVQEVVEQLQECGVIGELTFPLAELLMCCGFFLMYFIEEAMHTYVDRHQQDPAGAAFERGHSIRNSHLLKANEPSAPTENGGSNAPSEMGTLSVQNLLQNDLEQQKFGAKQQQALPHDSHMHHHSHSHSHGHGHGHSHLPVVMDDASSADMLTSSLRGLFIVSALSLHELFEGMAIGLESSASSVWFMFGAVSAHKLVLAFCVGVELIVARTRLTLAILYVLTFAVVSPLGIGIGILISNGQETGPNLVSAILQGFACGTLIYVVFFEILSKNRSGLRAYLALFVGFLVMFGLQQLSASGGHGHSHSHSSCSGSTDDHHETETRSGSGGHSHDHDHAHLPPHHNHAEELAAVHNYEQQLQVLRQVTQKLLEAKKDT; encoded by the exons ATGAATCAAACGCAAGTGAATAATTTTCTGAAATGCTTCCTGCAAATTGATGGAAGCAACAGCCACTGGACGGCTCGTCACGACGAGGATGatcacgagcacgagcacgatgatgagcacgagcacgagcacgaccacgaccacgacgaTGACACGAGCGGAGTGCTGATAGCCAAGGTAACCGCAATGGTGGTGCTCTGCTTTGCCAGCACCATCTGCGGATCCATACCCTTCCTGCTCAATCGATGCTACCACTGGACGGAGAACCAGACAAATGCCCGATCGGCGACAGTGGTCAAGTGCCTCCTTTACTTTGGCGGAGgagtgctgctggccaccaccTTCCTGCATTTGTTGCCAGAAGTCCAGGAGGTTGTGGAGCAACTTCAGGAGTGCGGCGTCATTGGAGAGCTCACCTTCCCGCTGGCAGAGCTTCTCATGTGCTGCGGCTTCTTTCTGATGTACTTCATCGAGGAGGCCATGCACACGTATGTGGACAGGCACCAGCAGGATCCGGCGGGAGCGGCCTTCGAGCGTGGCCACAGCATCCGCAACAGCCATCTGCTCAAGGCGAACGAGCCCAGTGCACCAACAGAAAATGGAGGTAGCAATGCGCCATCCGAGATGGGAACCCTCTCAGTGCAGAATCTCCTGCAAAACGATCTCGAGCAACAGAAGTTTggggccaagcagcagcaggctctgCCCCATGACAGCCACATGCACCatcatagccacagccacagccatggccacggacacggacacagccaTTTACCCGTCGTGATGGACGATGCCTCCTCGGCGGACATGCTGACCTCCTCCCTGCGCGGACTCTTCATTGTCTCGGCACTGTCCCTCCACGAACTGTTCGAGGGCATGGCCATTGGCCTGGAGAGCTCCGCCAGCTCCGTGTGGTTCATGTTCGGTGCCGTGTCCGCCCACAAGCTTGTGCTGGCCTTCTGTGTGGGCGTGGAGCTGATTGTGGCCCGCACCCGCCTCACGTTGGCCATCCTGTACGTGCTGACATTCGCCGTTGTGAGTCCCCTGGGCATCGGCATCGGTATCTTGATCAGCAATGGCCAGGAGACGGGTCCCAATCTGGTGTCGGCCATTCTGCAGGGCTTTGCCTGCGGCACACTCATCTATGTGGTGTTCTTCGAGATTCTGTCCAAGAACCGATCCGGACTGCGTGCCTACCTGGCGCTCTTTGTGGGCTTCCTCGTCATGTTCGGCCTCCAGCAGCTCA GTGCCAGTgggggacacggacacagccatagccacagcagctgctcggGCAGCACGGATGATCACCATGAGACTGAGACCAGGTCGGGTTCGGGCGGTCACTCACACGATCATGATCACGCCCACCTGCCACCACATCACAATCATGCCGAGGAGCTGGCCGCTGTCCACAAttacgagcagcagctgcaggtcCTGCGGCAGGTGACCCAAAAACTGCTTGAAGCCAAGAAGGACACTTAG